A window from Corynebacterium singulare encodes these proteins:
- the thrS gene encoding threonine--tRNA ligase translates to MAEMIPAVPVNYEPITVPAGTAVGAAMREHELPNKGPEAVVVVRGADGTLYDLSHTPDTDAEFTPVAACEEDGRAVIRHSCGHVMAQAVQAEFPGTKLGIGPAIENGFYFDFQTAEPFTPEDLKAIEKRMKKIIKGGQRFERHVYASTEEAEEALANEPFKLELVQDKGNVDPNSDEAAEVGSGDLTHYDNINPRTGEVEWFDLCRGPHVPTTKYIPAFTLTRSSAAYWRGDQSKAGLQRIYGTAFESKEALESYKTMVEEAEKRDHRRLGAELDLFSFPDEIGSGFPVFHPNGATVRMEMEEHSRRRHIADGYSFVSTPHLTKGDLFKKSGHLDFYADGMFPPMQLDGEWDEEGNCTKQPQDYYAKPMNCPMHNLIFASRGRSYRELPLRLFEFGTVYRYEKSGVIHGLTRARGFTQDDSHIYCTPEQLEEELTKVLEFIISLLKDYGLDDFYLELSTKDPNKYVGSDEIWERSTRILQSVAEKSGLDLVPDPAGAAFYGPKISVQARDAIGRTWQMSTVQLDFNLPERFELEYTASDGTKQRPIMIHRALFGSIERFFGVLLEHYAGAFPAWLAPHQVVGIPVADTFAPHLEDVCAQLRARGLRADVDTSDDRMQKKIRNHTTGKVPFMLLAGERDVEAGAVSFRFLDGTQVNGVPVDAAVNVIEAWVRERNNDQPTKDTIAERV, encoded by the coding sequence ATGGCGGAAATGATTCCAGCAGTCCCGGTGAACTATGAGCCCATTACGGTCCCGGCCGGTACTGCCGTGGGAGCAGCTATGCGCGAGCATGAGCTGCCGAACAAGGGCCCCGAAGCAGTCGTCGTTGTCCGCGGTGCTGACGGCACCCTCTACGATCTCTCCCACACCCCGGATACTGATGCCGAGTTCACGCCTGTTGCCGCCTGCGAAGAAGACGGACGTGCCGTCATCCGCCACTCCTGTGGCCACGTCATGGCACAGGCCGTTCAGGCAGAATTCCCGGGCACCAAACTGGGCATTGGCCCGGCCATTGAGAATGGTTTCTACTTCGACTTCCAGACCGCAGAGCCCTTCACCCCTGAAGACCTCAAAGCGATTGAGAAGCGGATGAAGAAGATCATTAAGGGCGGTCAGCGCTTCGAGCGCCACGTTTACGCCAGCACTGAGGAAGCTGAAGAAGCACTGGCGAACGAGCCTTTCAAGCTGGAGCTAGTGCAGGACAAGGGTAACGTGGACCCGAATTCTGATGAGGCCGCTGAGGTAGGCTCAGGTGACCTGACCCACTATGACAACATCAACCCGCGCACCGGTGAGGTGGAGTGGTTTGATCTTTGCCGTGGCCCACACGTGCCGACCACCAAGTACATCCCGGCGTTTACGCTGACGCGTTCCTCGGCTGCCTACTGGCGCGGTGACCAGTCCAAGGCTGGCCTGCAGCGCATCTACGGCACCGCCTTCGAATCCAAGGAGGCGCTTGAGTCTTACAAGACGATGGTGGAAGAAGCAGAAAAGCGCGACCACCGCCGCCTGGGCGCCGAGCTAGACCTGTTCTCCTTCCCGGATGAGATCGGTTCTGGCTTCCCAGTCTTCCACCCCAACGGCGCTACCGTGCGTATGGAAATGGAGGAGCACTCGCGCCGCCGCCACATCGCGGACGGCTACTCCTTCGTGTCCACTCCGCACCTGACCAAGGGAGACCTGTTTAAGAAGTCTGGTCACCTCGATTTCTATGCCGATGGCATGTTCCCGCCGATGCAGCTTGACGGTGAATGGGATGAGGAAGGCAACTGCACCAAGCAGCCGCAGGACTACTACGCCAAGCCGATGAACTGCCCGATGCACAACCTCATCTTCGCCTCTCGCGGCCGCTCCTACCGTGAGCTTCCGCTGCGCCTCTTCGAGTTCGGTACGGTCTACCGCTACGAGAAGTCCGGCGTGATCCATGGCCTGACTCGTGCGCGCGGCTTTACCCAGGATGACTCCCACATTTACTGCACCCCCGAGCAGCTCGAGGAAGAGCTGACCAAGGTGCTGGAGTTCATCATCTCCCTGCTCAAGGACTACGGCTTGGATGATTTCTACCTGGAGCTGTCCACCAAGGACCCGAATAAGTATGTCGGCTCCGATGAAATTTGGGAGCGCTCTACTCGGATCTTGCAGTCGGTGGCAGAAAAGTCTGGCCTTGACCTGGTCCCGGACCCGGCGGGTGCCGCATTCTACGGCCCGAAGATTTCCGTCCAGGCCCGTGACGCCATCGGCCGTACCTGGCAGATGTCCACCGTGCAGTTGGACTTCAACCTGCCGGAGCGCTTTGAGCTGGAGTACACCGCGTCCGATGGCACCAAGCAGCGCCCGATCATGATTCACCGCGCGCTCTTCGGTTCTATCGAGCGCTTCTTCGGCGTGCTTCTTGAGCACTACGCGGGTGCCTTCCCGGCTTGGCTTGCTCCGCACCAGGTGGTCGGCATCCCCGTTGCCGATACTTTTGCGCCGCACCTCGAAGACGTGTGTGCACAGCTCCGTGCTCGCGGCCTACGTGCCGACGTCGATACGTCCGATGACCGCATGCAAAAGAAGATTCGCAACCACACCACCGGCAAGGTGCCGTTCATGCTGCTGGCCGGTGAACGCGATGTGGAAGCCGGTGCCGTGTCCTTCCGTTTCCTCGATGGCACCCAGGTCAACGGTGTGCCGGTGGATGCCGCGGTGAACGTCATTGAGGCGTGGGTCCGTGAGCGCAACAATGACCAGCCGACCAAGGACACCATCGCCGAGCGCGTCTAG
- a CDS encoding Dyp-type peroxidase: MSGFEEPVSRRGLLAGGAVAASAMALASCTQDDADSIAANPDSAQAGDAGSTGPEGVEDTMGGDIIAFDGQHQAGIQTPIQAHVELVGFKLKKETSARGATALMRLWTEDARRLCTGENPLGSLEPELAVTPANLTVTCGWGEGLFNVLGAEKPEWLRPLRSFAHDDLRPEWGQTDIVLQICSDDPLTAAHVLRHMVRAGKDYVEVAWVQQGFSHAYGSVPKGTTARNLFGQVDGTVNPREDEDFAEQVWIEKGPFAGGSAMVVRRIHMNLDTWEQLDRDARETATGRTLDTGAPIGAQDEFDPVDLDARNEFGLKAIDPNSHVARAHPPKDHPEQKLLRRAFNYNLPPTPETTARGELSNAGLVFICYQKDPSKQFEPIQTRLDEADRLNEWITHIGSAVYYVPAGTDGGTFWGESLIRS; encoded by the coding sequence ATGAGCGGGTTCGAGGAACCTGTCAGCCGGCGCGGATTACTCGCTGGCGGTGCTGTGGCCGCGAGTGCAATGGCTTTGGCCAGCTGTACTCAAGACGACGCTGACAGCATCGCGGCTAACCCCGATTCAGCACAGGCCGGTGATGCCGGGAGTACGGGTCCCGAGGGCGTCGAAGACACCATGGGTGGTGACATCATCGCCTTTGATGGCCAGCACCAAGCAGGAATCCAAACCCCAATTCAAGCTCACGTGGAGCTGGTGGGTTTTAAATTGAAGAAGGAAACCTCCGCCCGTGGTGCAACAGCACTCATGAGGCTGTGGACTGAAGATGCTCGCCGTCTGTGCACAGGTGAAAACCCGCTAGGCAGCCTTGAACCCGAACTTGCCGTGACTCCAGCTAACCTCACCGTCACGTGTGGCTGGGGTGAAGGTTTGTTCAACGTACTAGGTGCTGAGAAGCCTGAGTGGCTGCGCCCTCTACGCTCTTTCGCACACGATGATCTTCGCCCCGAATGGGGACAGACGGACATTGTGTTGCAGATTTGCAGCGATGATCCGCTCACGGCAGCCCATGTTCTTCGGCACATGGTTCGCGCTGGCAAGGACTATGTCGAGGTGGCATGGGTGCAGCAAGGGTTTAGTCACGCCTATGGTTCCGTCCCTAAGGGCACCACCGCGCGCAACCTTTTCGGCCAAGTTGATGGAACCGTGAATCCGCGCGAGGATGAGGACTTCGCCGAACAAGTATGGATTGAGAAGGGGCCCTTTGCCGGGGGAAGCGCCATGGTAGTGCGCCGTATCCATATGAATTTGGATACTTGGGAGCAATTGGACCGCGACGCGCGCGAAACGGCTACCGGCCGCACGTTGGATACTGGGGCGCCGATTGGTGCTCAGGATGAATTCGACCCTGTGGACTTGGATGCGCGCAATGAGTTCGGGCTTAAAGCTATCGACCCCAACTCACATGTTGCCCGTGCACATCCGCCCAAGGATCACCCTGAACAGAAACTCCTTCGCCGCGCGTTTAACTACAACCTTCCACCCACACCAGAAACCACTGCCCGCGGTGAGCTGAGCAACGCAGGTTTGGTGTTCATCTGTTATCAGAAGGATCCGTCGAAACAGTTTGAACCCATTCAGACTCGCCTTGATGAGGCGGATCGCCTCAATGAGTGGATTACCCATATTGGCTCCGCTGTCTACTATGTACCCGCCGGAACTGATGGCGGAACCTTCTGGGGCGAATCGCTCATCCGCAGTTAA
- a CDS encoding copper resistance CopC family protein gives MQLRKVMTALAAGSTSLMLGLSAPMAVAHDSVIGGNVVSDTPLEEFPREITLEFSGIPKDTFNTFAVSEKDTGTVLFDAEPTIDGRNLTVDVPQDVEPGDGDYQVGFRITSSDGHSTLGSVEFTVASDGDTSAGDTADAGSSSDGADEVGNGQNQEENSDAPLSALSGPAKWIVGLGAVLVVVAVVFVFGAKTRRSNGES, from the coding sequence ATGCAGCTGCGTAAGGTCATGACCGCTCTCGCCGCCGGATCCACAAGCCTCATGCTTGGCCTTTCTGCGCCGATGGCGGTGGCTCACGATTCGGTTATTGGTGGCAACGTGGTGAGTGACACTCCACTTGAAGAGTTTCCACGTGAGATCACTCTGGAGTTTTCCGGCATCCCGAAGGACACCTTCAACACGTTTGCTGTCAGCGAGAAAGACACGGGAACCGTGCTTTTCGACGCCGAACCTACCATTGACGGTCGCAACCTCACCGTAGATGTTCCCCAAGACGTTGAACCCGGCGATGGTGACTACCAGGTGGGATTTCGCATTACGTCCTCCGATGGTCACTCTACGCTGGGATCTGTTGAATTCACCGTTGCCTCAGATGGTGATACCTCCGCCGGGGATACCGCTGATGCAGGCAGTTCCTCCGATGGCGCAGACGAAGTAGGCAACGGCCAGAATCAAGAAGAAAACTCCGACGCGCCGCTCAGCGCGCTGTCTGGCCCAGCGAAGTGGATCGTTGGCCTTGGTGCAGTGCTCGTCGTGGTAGCGGTTGTTTTCGTCTTCGGCGCTAAGACCCGACGTTCTAATGGTGAATCCTAA
- a CDS encoding copper chaperone PCu(A)C, giving the protein MLTSRTFIRTSVAALAAASLTLSGCSNSEEDSTVATPGAGITTDADAGASADASAAQKDGSEDASITFEDGVVRAMEEGADMTSIFGTLHNTTDKDLKVEGFTSSIEAKQYQIHEVVDGVMQEKADGFDIPAGESVELEPGGYHFMLMGVAEPIMAGETVTMTLKLEDGSSIELGDIPVRSIGAGDENYGDMQGMEHGEHGEHHDDGDHAEHAGHADHS; this is encoded by the coding sequence ATGCTGACATCCCGTACCTTTATTCGTACTTCCGTGGCTGCCCTTGCCGCCGCTAGCCTGACCTTGTCCGGTTGCTCGAACAGCGAAGAAGATTCCACCGTAGCGACTCCTGGCGCTGGGATTACTACTGATGCAGACGCTGGGGCGTCGGCGGATGCTAGTGCTGCTCAGAAGGACGGCTCCGAGGACGCGAGCATTACCTTTGAGGATGGCGTCGTGCGCGCAATGGAGGAAGGTGCCGATATGACTTCGATCTTCGGCACGCTGCACAACACCACGGACAAGGATCTCAAAGTAGAAGGCTTTACCTCTTCCATCGAGGCGAAGCAGTACCAGATTCATGAGGTCGTTGACGGTGTCATGCAGGAAAAGGCCGATGGTTTCGACATCCCCGCCGGCGAGTCTGTCGAGCTCGAACCCGGTGGCTACCATTTCATGCTCATGGGCGTAGCCGAACCAATCATGGCTGGTGAAACCGTGACGATGACGCTCAAGCTCGAGGACGGTTCCTCAATAGAGCTTGGTGACATCCCCGTTCGCTCGATTGGTGCCGGTGATGAAAACTACGGTGACATGCAGGGCATGGAGCATGGCGAACACGGCGAACATCATGACGACGGCGATCATGCAGAGCACGCTGGCCATGCTGACCACTCTTAA
- a CDS encoding HIT family protein produces MEEYVDTGLGTPDRLERLWAPYRMSYIKREGGAGDVPKTAHNPFVEIPQMSDEDGLIVARGELVYCVLNLYPYNAGHMMVIPYRQESELENLTEEESQELFRFAQAAIRVLKKVSGPDAVNAGFNLGRASGGSVGQHLHMHIVPRWSGDSNFMTIVDGVKVLPQLLKDTRSLLAQGWEELAAEGLIPGEAHA; encoded by the coding sequence GTGGAAGAGTACGTCGATACCGGCCTGGGAACCCCCGACCGCCTAGAGCGCCTGTGGGCGCCGTACCGCATGAGCTACATCAAGCGGGAAGGCGGAGCCGGTGACGTGCCGAAGACAGCCCACAATCCGTTTGTGGAGATCCCGCAGATGTCGGACGAAGACGGCCTCATCGTGGCCCGCGGTGAGCTTGTTTATTGCGTGCTCAACCTGTACCCCTACAACGCTGGCCACATGATGGTCATCCCGTACCGCCAAGAATCGGAACTGGAGAACCTCACCGAGGAGGAATCCCAGGAGCTTTTCCGCTTTGCCCAGGCTGCCATCCGGGTTCTCAAGAAGGTGTCCGGCCCTGACGCGGTCAATGCTGGGTTTAACCTGGGACGCGCCTCGGGAGGATCTGTGGGTCAGCATCTCCACATGCATATTGTGCCGCGCTGGAGTGGAGATTCTAATTTCATGACTATTGTGGATGGAGTCAAAGTGCTGCCCCAGCTCCTCAAAGATACCCGCTCCCTGCTGGCGCAGGGGTGGGAGGAGCTCGCCGCCGAGGGACTCATTCCAGGAGAAGCGCATGCTTAG
- the pgsA gene encoding phosphatidylinositol phosphate synthase: protein MLSVHGRKPAAVVVVPVAKLFLKMGLTPNVVTVVGTIVTIAISVILIPLDHLFAAAVLSGLFAAFDMLDGTMARLTTGGSKFGATLDASCDRITDGALFAAIAYWMVYVDHAHPVNFAACMVVLVSSQVISYVKARGEASGFTMVGGLVERPERLILGLGGVGLEGLGVPYALEISLWLLAVGSLFTIYQRMRQAARQDTKSRFMKDL, encoded by the coding sequence ATGCTTAGTGTTCATGGGCGCAAGCCCGCCGCCGTGGTCGTAGTACCCGTGGCCAAGCTGTTCCTCAAGATGGGCTTGACGCCAAACGTAGTGACCGTGGTCGGAACCATTGTTACTATCGCTATTTCCGTCATCCTTATACCGCTGGATCACCTCTTTGCGGCAGCAGTCTTGTCAGGCCTTTTCGCCGCTTTTGACATGCTCGACGGCACAATGGCGCGCCTGACGACGGGTGGTTCGAAGTTTGGCGCAACGCTCGATGCCTCCTGTGATCGCATCACAGATGGGGCACTCTTCGCTGCGATTGCTTATTGGATGGTGTATGTCGATCATGCTCACCCCGTGAATTTCGCCGCCTGCATGGTGGTGTTGGTCAGCTCTCAGGTGATCTCCTATGTCAAGGCCCGCGGTGAGGCTTCCGGTTTCACCATGGTTGGCGGGCTCGTCGAAAGACCTGAGCGCCTTATTCTTGGTCTGGGCGGCGTGGGGCTGGAAGGCCTCGGCGTCCCGTATGCCCTGGAAATTTCGCTGTGGCTGCTGGCGGTAGGCTCATTGTTCACCATCTATCAGAGGATGCGGCAAGCAGCGCGCCAGGACACCAAGTCCCGTTTCATGAAGGACCTTTAA